One stretch of Caminicella sporogenes DSM 14501 DNA includes these proteins:
- the ispF gene encoding 2-C-methyl-D-erythritol 2,4-cyclodiphosphate synthase: MRVGIGYDVHRLVEGRKLILGGVDIPYQKGLLGHSDADVLLHAIKDAMLGAVALGDIGKLFPDTDNRYKGISSIKLLSKVNNRLKEKGYRVNNIDAVIIAQKPKMAPYIEDMRKNIANTLSIDKDSINIKATTTEGLGFTGTGEGIAAQAIVSVDKI, translated from the coding sequence ATGAGAGTAGGAATTGGCTATGATGTGCATAGATTAGTTGAAGGAAGAAAACTTATACTTGGTGGTGTTGATATTCCATATCAAAAAGGACTTTTAGGACATTCAGATGCGGATGTTTTACTTCATGCAATCAAAGATGCTATGTTGGGGGCAGTAGCTTTAGGAGATATTGGAAAGCTTTTTCCGGATACAGATAACAGATATAAAGGAATATCAAGTATAAAACTTCTTAGTAAAGTTAATAATAGATTGAAAGAAAAAGGATATAGGGTAAATAATATTGATGCTGTGATTATAGCTCAAAAGCCTAAAATGGCTCCTTATATAGAAGATATGAGAAAAAATATTGCAAATACTTTAAGTATTGATAAAGACTCTATAAATATTAAGGCTACAACTACTGAAGGTCTTGGATTTACTGGAACGGGAGAGGGAATAGCTGCTCAAGCTATTGTTTCTGTTGACAAAATATAA